The following are from one region of the Myxococcota bacterium genome:
- a CDS encoding ATP-binding protein: MEDPAILRERAQNIWGSFARKFEPMSQSARLEPMPQYELGRIGGLADAKDEIQTYACAATDPEVYGRWGTHPPTGVLLIGQRSVGKQLLVRALSSLTNTSFLEIAIPKLVLEVIHRGGKVGELVAAWSAVLDEMPPVTVLFNELEFLQAEEIGARRPDLPVGPVMDFLLDMIDRAIAADDVLVVGATAHPDTLRHAFTQPGRLERIVEVTPNVPGDIVATLQIHAGDAEKRAGRPLFQEIDWETVVAGSSPPAPGDWVHILHAVLRRKARCEAAGENVTPVTTGDFRDEVERFKKASSRLVAPSGTYV; this comes from the coding sequence ATGGAAGACCCCGCGATCCTTCGAGAACGAGCCCAGAACATCTGGGGCAGCTTTGCGCGCAAGTTCGAGCCGATGTCCCAATCCGCGCGGCTGGAGCCCATGCCCCAGTACGAGCTGGGACGCATCGGTGGCCTGGCCGACGCGAAAGACGAAATCCAGACCTACGCCTGCGCCGCCACCGATCCCGAGGTGTACGGCCGCTGGGGAACCCACCCGCCCACCGGGGTGCTGCTGATCGGACAGCGCAGCGTCGGCAAGCAGCTGCTGGTGCGCGCGCTGTCGAGTCTCACGAACACGTCCTTCCTCGAGATCGCGATCCCGAAGCTCGTGCTCGAGGTGATCCACCGCGGGGGGAAGGTCGGCGAGCTGGTCGCCGCCTGGTCGGCCGTGCTCGACGAGATGCCGCCGGTCACCGTCCTCTTCAACGAACTCGAGTTCCTGCAGGCGGAAGAGATCGGAGCGCGCCGGCCCGATCTTCCGGTCGGTCCCGTGATGGACTTCCTGCTCGACATGATCGACCGCGCCATCGCCGCAGACGACGTGCTCGTCGTGGGCGCGACGGCCCACCCGGACACCCTGCGTCACGCCTTCACCCAGCCCGGTCGTCTCGAGCGCATCGTCGAAGTGACGCCGAACGTGCCCGGTGACATCGTGGCCACACTTCAGATCCACGCCGGCGATGCCGAGAAGCGCGCCGGCCGACCGCTCTTCCAGGAGATCGACTGGGAGACGGTGGTCGCCGGCTCGAGCCCGCCCGCACCGGGCGATTGGGTCCACATCCTCCACGCCGTGCTGCGACGCAAAGCGCGTTGCGAAGCTGCCGGCGAGAACGTCACACCGGTCACCACGGGCGACTTCCGCGACGAAGTCGAGCGCTTCAAGAAGGCGAGCAGTCGCCTGGTGGCCCCTTCGGGAACCTACGTATAA
- the rfbB gene encoding dTDP-glucose 4,6-dehydratase, which yields MDTWIVTGGAGFIGCNFVRLALAKSDARIVVFDKLTYAGNPENLREVEANERFAFVQGDIANRDDVAKLFRDYPPTAILNFAAETHVDRSIDGPAEFIHTNVVGTFELLEASRHLVSERPENERDAFRFLHVSTDEVYGTLGDTGAFHETTPYEPNSPYSASKAGADHLVRAYHETYGLPALITNCSNNYGPYQFPEKLIPLMVINALEAKPLPIYGDGMNVRDWLYVEDHCAGILLALQRGKPGRKYNIGGFGERPNMEIIDTICAELEKAHPAAENPAMQAAGLGAYTDLKQFVTDRPGHDRRYAIDSTRAQEELGWRPAHDLASGLAATVQWYLANADWCEAVQSGSYRRERLGLGS from the coding sequence ATGGATACCTGGATCGTTACCGGCGGCGCCGGCTTCATCGGCTGCAACTTCGTGCGTCTGGCACTCGCGAAGAGCGACGCGCGTATCGTCGTCTTCGACAAGCTCACCTATGCCGGCAATCCCGAGAACCTGCGCGAAGTCGAGGCCAACGAGCGCTTCGCCTTCGTCCAGGGCGACATCGCCAACCGCGACGACGTGGCGAAGCTCTTCCGCGACTACCCGCCCACCGCGATCCTGAACTTCGCCGCGGAGACCCACGTCGACCGCTCGATCGATGGGCCCGCCGAGTTCATCCACACCAACGTGGTCGGCACCTTCGAGCTCCTCGAGGCTTCCCGCCACCTGGTGTCCGAGCGGCCCGAGAACGAGCGGGACGCCTTCCGCTTCCTCCACGTCTCGACCGACGAGGTCTACGGGACGCTCGGCGACACCGGCGCGTTCCACGAGACCACGCCCTACGAGCCCAACTCGCCCTACTCGGCTTCGAAGGCGGGCGCCGACCACCTGGTGCGCGCCTACCACGAGACCTACGGCCTCCCCGCGCTGATCACCAACTGCTCGAACAACTACGGGCCCTATCAGTTCCCGGAGAAGCTGATCCCGCTGATGGTGATCAACGCGCTCGAGGCGAAGCCGCTGCCCATCTACGGCGACGGCATGAACGTGCGCGACTGGCTCTACGTCGAGGACCACTGCGCCGGCATCCTGCTCGCGCTCCAGCGCGGGAAGCCCGGCCGCAAGTACAACATCGGCGGCTTCGGGGAACGCCCGAACATGGAGATCATCGACACGATCTGCGCCGAGCTCGAGAAGGCCCACCCCGCCGCCGAGAACCCGGCGATGCAGGCCGCGGGTCTCGGCGCGTACACGGACCTGAAGCAGTTCGTCACCGATCGCCCGGGCCACGACCGGCGCTACGCGATCGATTCCACCCGGGCCCAGGAAGAGCTCGGCTGGCGCCCCGCCCACGACCTCGCCAGTGGCCTCGCCGCCACCGTGCAGTGGTACCTCGCCAACGCCGACTGGTGCGAAGCCGTCCAGTCGGGCAGCTACCGCCGCGAGCGCCTGGGCCTCGGCTCCTAA